One part of the Thermodesulfobacteriota bacterium genome encodes these proteins:
- a CDS encoding DUF362 domain-containing protein: MAGIAAGLASSPGAVSRLCAAVGPPVAVSVASGASPGANARKAVEALGGMGAFVSRGDIVVVKPNIGWDRTPEQAANTHPDAVVAVAEMCLAAGAKAVRIFDRTCNEPRRCYRNSGIEEAVERFARKNHASDALRIYHVEARKFVRTEIPGALALDEWELYRDVLEADKVVNVPVAKVHSLSDVTLGLKNLMGVMGGNRGQIHSRIAECLVDVNRRVPSRLTVIDASRVLLRNGPSGGDLADVRELGMAFASADVVAADAVAAEKVFRRKAEDVSHIRKAMESGLGISSASQIRILKA; the protein is encoded by the coding sequence GTGGCGGGGATCGCGGCGGGGCTGGCCTCCTCCCCCGGCGCCGTTTCGCGGCTCTGCGCGGCCGTCGGGCCGCCGGTCGCCGTTTCCGTGGCTTCCGGCGCCTCTCCCGGCGCGAACGCGAGGAAGGCGGTGGAGGCGCTCGGGGGGATGGGCGCGTTCGTCTCGCGAGGCGATATCGTGGTCGTCAAGCCCAACATCGGCTGGGACCGCACTCCCGAGCAGGCGGCGAACACGCACCCCGACGCCGTGGTGGCCGTGGCGGAGATGTGTCTGGCCGCCGGGGCGAAGGCCGTCCGCATCTTCGACCGCACCTGCAACGAGCCGAGACGGTGCTACCGCAACAGCGGGATCGAGGAGGCCGTGGAGCGCTTCGCGAGGAAGAATCACGCGTCGGACGCGCTTCGTATCTACCACGTGGAGGCCAGGAAATTCGTCCGCACGGAGATCCCCGGGGCGCTGGCGCTCGATGAATGGGAGCTGTACCGGGACGTCCTCGAGGCGGACAAGGTCGTGAACGTTCCCGTCGCCAAGGTCCACTCCCTGTCGGACGTCACGCTCGGGCTGAAGAACCTCATGGGCGTCATGGGGGGGAACCGGGGGCAGATCCACTCCCGGATCGCGGAGTGCCTCGTCGACGTCAACCGGAGGGTGCCATCCCGGCTGACCGTGATCGACGCAAGCCGCGTGCTCCTGCGCAACGGCCCGTCGGGAGGCGATCTGGCCGATGTCCGGGAGCTCGGGATGGCGTTCGCCTCCGCGGACGTGGTGGCGGCCGACGCGGTTGCGGCAGAGAAGGTGTTCCGACGGAAGGCGGAGGACGTTTCCCACATCCGGAAGGCGATGGAATCCGGGCTGGGGATTTCGTCCGCGTCGCAGATCCGCATCTTGAAAGCATGA
- a CDS encoding TlpA disulfide reductase family protein — protein MKCFPRSEPGRAGRRIPRRPVTAAFLALLAAAGAAFAQDRPAGAPPARAGVEAAAPGFTVRSTLGETFDFEAEKAKSPFLLVFFSVFCEPCRRELAIVQRIREKHRDSGWRVAAVSLDGGPMKDAVEGFLRQEGHDFGGLMDELEGRESFKIADLYGVSEIPSTFVVERGGRIVFAAKGLVKEGEIEKAMPLLPKQ, from the coding sequence ATGAAGTGCTTTCCAAGGTCTGAGCCGGGGCGGGCCGGTCGGCGGATACCTCGCCGTCCCGTCACGGCCGCTTTCCTGGCCCTTCTCGCGGCCGCCGGCGCGGCCTTCGCGCAGGACAGGCCGGCGGGTGCGCCGCCGGCGCGCGCCGGGGTCGAGGCCGCCGCCCCCGGCTTTACCGTCCGCAGCACCTTGGGGGAGACGTTCGACTTCGAGGCCGAGAAGGCGAAATCCCCGTTCCTTCTGGTCTTCTTTTCCGTATTCTGCGAACCGTGCCGGCGCGAACTGGCGATCGTGCAGAGGATTCGGGAGAAGCACCGCGATTCCGGCTGGCGCGTGGCCGCCGTCTCGCTCGACGGGGGGCCCATGAAGGATGCCGTGGAGGGGTTCCTCCGGCAGGAAGGGCACGATTTCGGGGGGCTGATGGACGAGCTGGAGGGGAGGGAATCGTTCAAGATCGCCGACCTCTACGGCGTGTCCGAGATCCCTTCGACGTTCGTGGTCGAAAGGGGGGGGAGGATCGTTTTCGCGGCGAAGGGACTGGTCAAGGAAGGGGAGATCGAGAAGGCCATGCCGCTCCTCCCGAAGCAGTAG
- the yihA gene encoding ribosome biogenesis GTP-binding protein YihA/YsxC: MTFPEARFLLFDPVGSAWPGVRLSQVAFAGRSNVGKSSLLNALTGRSRLARVSNTPGRTRGIAIFEVGGGGAIVDLPGYGFAKVSRAEREAWKTLVEGYLSGCRRLRRVYVLVDLRRGPGEDDRQLAEYLEAHSVPFRWVGTKADKLSSREADAALARFSGEPWLEAGGKVIGTSARTRSGIDRLRSDVRAVFTA; encoded by the coding sequence ATGACCTTCCCCGAGGCGCGGTTCCTGCTGTTCGATCCCGTCGGGAGCGCATGGCCGGGCGTGCGCCTTTCCCAGGTGGCATTCGCCGGCCGCTCCAACGTCGGGAAATCGTCCCTGCTGAACGCGCTGACGGGCCGTTCCCGCCTGGCCCGCGTCAGCAACACCCCCGGAAGGACGCGCGGCATCGCGATCTTCGAGGTGGGCGGAGGCGGCGCCATCGTCGACCTTCCCGGGTACGGATTCGCGAAGGTGTCCCGCGCGGAGCGGGAGGCGTGGAAGACCCTGGTGGAGGGGTACCTTTCCGGCTGCCGGCGCCTGCGGCGCGTCTATGTCCTGGTCGACCTGCGGCGCGGTCCGGGAGAGGACGACCGCCAGCTCGCGGAATACCTGGAGGCGCACTCGGTTCCGTTCCGCTGGGTGGGAACCAAGGCGGACAAGCTCTCTTCGCGGGAGGCGGACGCCGCCCTTGCGCGCTTCTCCGGAGAGCCGTGGCTCGAGGCCGGGGGAAAGGTCATCGGGACATCCGCCCGGACCCGTTCCGGGATCGACCGTCTTCGCAGCGACGTTCGCGCCGTTTTCACGGCTTGA
- a CDS encoding sulfide/dihydroorotate dehydrogenase-like FAD/NAD-binding protein produces the protein MYPVLESREIAKNVFLQRIRAPRIAAKRKAGQFLVLRLGEEGERIPLTIVDSDPVDGSVTIIFQAVGKSTTAFSRLSAGDGYTDVVGPLGKPTHVETFGTVVGIGGGIGAAPLLPIAAAVKQAGNRLVTILGARTKELLILEDEMRAVSDDIVVTTDDGSYAEKGFVTTALQAMIDRGDTIDLCVAIGPVPMMRAVAEVTRPHRIRTVVSLNPIMVDATGMCGACRVTVGGETKFVCVDGPEFDGHEVDFKELVLRNRAYLKEERAAMERYEHAGGKCMGSGSVAPGKGGA, from the coding sequence TTGTATCCCGTTCTCGAATCCAGAGAGATCGCCAAGAACGTCTTCCTGCAGCGGATCCGGGCTCCCAGGATCGCGGCGAAACGGAAGGCGGGCCAGTTCCTGGTGCTCCGCCTGGGAGAGGAAGGGGAGCGCATTCCCCTGACGATCGTCGATTCCGATCCCGTAGACGGCTCCGTGACGATCATCTTCCAGGCCGTCGGGAAATCCACGACCGCGTTTTCCCGCCTCTCGGCGGGGGACGGCTACACGGACGTCGTCGGTCCCCTCGGGAAGCCGACGCATGTCGAAACGTTCGGCACCGTCGTCGGGATCGGGGGGGGCATCGGCGCCGCGCCGCTCCTTCCCATCGCCGCCGCCGTAAAGCAGGCGGGAAATCGCCTGGTCACGATCCTCGGCGCGCGGACGAAGGAGCTGCTGATCCTCGAGGACGAGATGCGGGCGGTCTCCGACGACATCGTCGTCACCACGGACGACGGCTCCTACGCCGAGAAGGGATTCGTCACGACCGCCCTGCAGGCGATGATCGACCGCGGCGACACGATCGACCTGTGCGTCGCCATCGGGCCGGTGCCGATGATGCGGGCCGTCGCCGAGGTGACCCGCCCCCACCGGATCCGCACCGTGGTCAGCCTGAACCCCATCATGGTGGACGCCACGGGAATGTGCGGCGCCTGCCGCGTGACCGTGGGCGGGGAGACGAAGTTCGTCTGCGTGGACGGCCCGGAGTTCGACGGGCACGAGGTCGACTTCAAGGAGCTCGTGCTGCGGAACCGGGCGTACCTGAAGGAGGAGAGGGCGGCGATGGAGCGGTACGAGCACGCGGGAGGCAAGTGCATGGGGAGCGGGTCCGTCGCCCCCGGGAAAGGCGGCGCCTGA
- the gltA gene encoding NADPH-dependent glutamate synthase, which yields MADAPSAGARPKPFSVPRQPMPEQPPSVRVGNFKEVPYGLTPDLAILEASRCIQCRNPQCVKGCPVSVQIPEFIDLVAKGKFVEAARKIKETNALPAVCGRVCPQEEQCEMPCVLGKKGDPVAIGRLERFVADFERVTGNVEIPPVGAPTGKRVAVVGAGPAGLTVAGDLVQIGHDVTIFEALHKPGGVLMYGIPEFRLPKVIVEAEVDYIRKLGAKLECNAVIGKSITIDELMTNEGFDAVFIGTGAGLPYFMNIPGENLIGVYSANEYLTRSNLMKAYKFPEADTPVSRARRVAVVGGGNVAMDAARTAVRMGAEKVYLIYRRSKKEMPARIEEVHHAEEEGVEFHLLTNPIAFHGNEEGFVTEAECQRMELGEPDASGRRRPVPVQGSEYRLAVDTVIVAIGNGANPLVPATTPGLGTNKWGNILADPETGKTSKKGVFAGGDIVIGAATVILAMGAGRKAAAAIDAFLRTGEW from the coding sequence ATGGCCGACGCGCCTTCCGCAGGAGCCCGCCCGAAGCCTTTCAGCGTTCCCCGGCAGCCGATGCCGGAGCAGCCTCCCTCCGTACGCGTGGGGAACTTCAAGGAAGTCCCGTACGGGCTCACCCCCGATCTGGCCATCCTCGAAGCGTCCCGCTGCATCCAGTGCAGGAATCCGCAGTGCGTGAAGGGATGTCCCGTGAGCGTCCAGATCCCGGAGTTCATCGACCTGGTCGCGAAGGGAAAGTTCGTCGAGGCCGCCCGGAAGATCAAGGAGACCAACGCGCTCCCCGCCGTCTGCGGCCGCGTCTGCCCCCAGGAGGAGCAGTGCGAGATGCCGTGCGTCCTCGGCAAGAAGGGGGACCCGGTGGCCATCGGGCGGCTCGAGCGCTTCGTCGCCGATTTCGAGCGCGTCACCGGCAACGTGGAGATCCCGCCGGTCGGAGCTCCCACGGGAAAGCGCGTCGCGGTGGTCGGCGCGGGTCCCGCGGGATTGACCGTCGCGGGCGACCTCGTCCAGATAGGCCATGACGTGACGATCTTCGAGGCGCTCCACAAGCCGGGCGGTGTGCTCATGTACGGCATCCCGGAGTTCCGGCTCCCGAAGGTGATCGTCGAGGCCGAGGTGGACTACATCCGGAAGCTGGGGGCGAAGCTGGAGTGCAACGCGGTCATCGGGAAGTCGATCACCATCGACGAGCTGATGACGAATGAGGGATTCGACGCCGTCTTCATCGGGACGGGGGCGGGGCTGCCCTACTTCATGAACATCCCGGGGGAGAACCTGATCGGGGTCTATTCCGCCAACGAGTACCTCACCCGCTCCAACCTGATGAAGGCCTACAAGTTTCCCGAGGCCGACACCCCGGTCAGCCGGGCGCGGCGCGTGGCCGTGGTGGGCGGCGGGAACGTCGCGATGGACGCGGCGCGGACGGCGGTCCGCATGGGGGCGGAGAAGGTGTACCTGATCTACCGACGCTCGAAGAAGGAGATGCCCGCGCGGATCGAGGAAGTGCACCACGCGGAGGAGGAGGGGGTCGAGTTCCACCTGCTCACCAACCCGATCGCGTTCCACGGGAACGAGGAGGGGTTCGTTACCGAGGCGGAGTGCCAGAGGATGGAGCTGGGCGAGCCGGATGCCTCCGGTCGCCGGCGGCCCGTCCCGGTTCAGGGGTCGGAATACCGCCTTGCGGTCGATACGGTGATCGTCGCCATCGGCAACGGCGCCAACCCCCTGGTCCCCGCGACGACGCCCGGGCTCGGCACCAACAAGTGGGGAAACATCCTCGCCGACCCGGAAACCGGCAAGACCAGCAAGAAGGGCGTCTTCGCCGGCGGCGACATCGTCATCGGAGCGGCGACCGTGATCCTGGCGATGGGCGCGGGACGCAAGGCCGCCGCGGCCATCGACGCGTTCCTGCGGACGGGGGAATGGTAA
- a CDS encoding 2-hydroxyacyl-CoA dehydratase family protein produces MTDPRRRVGFTTTIPVEILYAGGCAPVDLNNVFIASDRPEEYVRQAESEGFPRNCCGWIKGIYGVVHRHGFRQVIAVTQGDCSFTQALMEVLQYRGVSVVPFAFPFDRDPGSLSLELSKMADRFGTTLPEAERWKERLDAVRRIAHEIDRLTWEEGKVSGEENHRWLVACSDFEGDPDGYALRAERFLAEAAARPGRTGPVPLAFVGVPPIVSGLHACFEEAGARVVLNEVQRQFSMPFRTESLVGQYLAYTYPYSFFERIRDIRAEVARRGARGVVHYVQSFCFRQIEDILLRGEVGVPVLTLEGESPGAVDERTRIRIQAFVEMLGG; encoded by the coding sequence GTGACTGACCCCCGCCGCCGCGTCGGATTCACCACTACAATCCCCGTCGAGATCCTCTACGCGGGGGGTTGCGCCCCGGTCGACCTGAACAACGTTTTCATCGCCTCGGACCGCCCGGAGGAGTACGTCCGGCAGGCGGAGAGCGAGGGATTCCCGCGGAACTGCTGCGGCTGGATCAAGGGGATCTACGGCGTCGTCCACCGGCACGGCTTCCGGCAGGTGATCGCCGTCACGCAGGGAGACTGCAGCTTCACGCAGGCGCTGATGGAGGTCCTGCAGTACCGGGGCGTCTCCGTCGTCCCCTTCGCCTTCCCCTTCGACCGCGATCCCGGTTCGCTTTCCCTGGAGCTCTCCAAGATGGCCGACCGCTTCGGGACGACGCTGCCGGAAGCGGAACGGTGGAAGGAGCGGCTCGACGCCGTCCGCCGGATCGCTCACGAGATCGACCGGCTGACGTGGGAGGAAGGGAAGGTCAGCGGGGAGGAGAACCACCGGTGGCTGGTGGCCTGCTCCGACTTCGAGGGAGACCCGGACGGCTACGCCCTCCGCGCGGAAAGGTTCCTCGCGGAGGCGGCGGCGCGCCCCGGGAGGACCGGCCCGGTGCCCTTGGCGTTCGTGGGGGTCCCTCCCATCGTCTCGGGCCTGCACGCATGCTTCGAGGAAGCGGGGGCCCGCGTGGTCCTTAACGAGGTGCAGCGCCAGTTCTCGATGCCCTTCCGCACGGAATCGCTGGTCGGGCAGTACCTCGCCTACACCTACCCGTACTCCTTCTTCGAGCGGATCCGGGACATCCGCGCGGAGGTCGCCCGGAGAGGCGCCCGCGGCGTCGTCCACTACGTGCAGTCCTTCTGCTTCCGGCAGATCGAGGACATCCTGCTGCGCGGCGAGGTCGGCGTCCCGGTGCTCACGCTGGAAGGGGAATCGCCCGGAGCGGTGGACGAGCGGACCAGGATCCGCATCCAGGCGTTCGTCGAGATGCTGGGCGGCTAG
- the murI gene encoding glutamate racemase: MENPIGVFDSGLGGLTVLKELVGALPAEHFVYMGDTARVPYGGKSAETVTRYSIEIANYLIRVHDIKLLVVACNTASSLALPAMRKIYKIPVVGMVDPCVRRAAALPRKTSIGVIGTRGTVRSGAYEDALRAAVPSAKVRSIPCPLLVSLAEEGWTDNEIARAVISEYLSPFRSEPPDALILGCTHYPVLKGSIRDFLGDGTVLIDSGEEAARVVDILLSETLVRGRAGDGKAEFLVTDDPERFAAVGKGFFGRDLCDVRRITL; encoded by the coding sequence GTGGAAAATCCGATCGGTGTGTTCGATTCCGGGCTGGGCGGCCTGACCGTGCTGAAGGAGCTGGTGGGGGCGCTTCCGGCGGAGCATTTCGTGTACATGGGGGACACGGCGCGTGTCCCCTACGGCGGGAAATCCGCGGAGACGGTCACCCGCTATTCCATCGAGATCGCGAACTACCTCATCCGCGTCCACGACATCAAGCTGCTCGTCGTCGCGTGCAACACCGCGTCTTCGCTGGCGCTGCCGGCGATGCGCAAAATCTACAAGATCCCGGTCGTGGGGATGGTGGACCCGTGCGTGCGACGGGCCGCGGCGCTCCCGCGGAAGACGAGCATCGGCGTCATCGGGACCCGGGGGACCGTGCGCTCCGGCGCCTACGAGGACGCGCTGCGCGCCGCCGTCCCGTCGGCGAAGGTCCGGTCGATCCCCTGCCCGCTGCTCGTGTCGCTCGCCGAGGAGGGGTGGACGGACAACGAGATCGCCCGCGCCGTGATCTCCGAATACCTTTCCCCGTTCCGGTCGGAGCCGCCCGACGCCCTGATCCTCGGCTGCACCCACTACCCGGTCCTCAAGGGGTCGATCCGGGATTTTCTCGGCGACGGGACGGTGTTGATCGACTCGGGCGAAGAGGCGGCGAGGGTCGTGGACATCCTCCTGTCGGAAACCCTGGTCCGGGGGAGGGCGGGGGACGGAAAGGCGGAATTCCTCGTCACGGACGATCCCGAGAGATTCGCCGCCGTCGGGAAGGGGTTCTTCGGAAGGGACCTCTGCGACGTACGGCGGATAACCTTGTAG
- a CDS encoding ATP-binding cassette domain-containing protein, whose protein sequence is MIEAFRLGVRVRGATLWDGLDFAFEEGSVSVIVGPPSSGKTVLLSVLRGERRPDAGDVLAFGESLFRGSESFLRAFRASCGFVPERFDAEARQTVNGLFERSAMVVGNLPPGERKDRRERLLSMVELSVAGDAPLSDLSMSERARVTLAAELMRSPRVLFADGIVHSAGEPFAGRIGSLFRALARAGIIVLLAERRLPARWTAFAGPGKPAGPFLVHRMPAKGGVD, encoded by the coding sequence ATGATCGAGGCGTTCCGCCTGGGGGTCCGCGTCAGGGGAGCCACGCTCTGGGACGGCCTCGATTTCGCGTTCGAGGAGGGCAGCGTCTCCGTGATCGTCGGCCCGCCCTCATCCGGGAAGACGGTGCTGCTCTCCGTCCTCCGGGGCGAGCGGCGGCCGGACGCCGGCGACGTGCTCGCCTTCGGAGAGTCGCTCTTCCGCGGGAGCGAATCCTTCCTCCGGGCCTTCCGCGCCTCCTGCGGCTTCGTCCCGGAACGGTTCGACGCCGAAGCGAGGCAGACCGTGAACGGGCTGTTCGAGCGGTCCGCGATGGTGGTCGGCAACCTTCCCCCGGGCGAGCGGAAGGACCGGCGGGAGCGGCTTCTCTCCATGGTGGAGCTTTCCGTCGCGGGGGACGCGCCGCTTTCGGACCTGTCCATGTCCGAGCGGGCGAGGGTCACGCTCGCGGCGGAGCTGATGCGGTCGCCGAGGGTCCTCTTCGCGGACGGGATCGTCCATTCCGCGGGCGAGCCGTTCGCAGGGCGTATCGGTTCCCTGTTCCGGGCGCTGGCGCGGGCGGGGATCATCGTCCTGCTGGCGGAACGCAGGCTTCCCGCGAGGTGGACGGCGTTCGCGGGTCCGGGGAAACCGGCCGGGCCGTTCCTCGTCCACCGCATGCCGGC